A window from Montipora capricornis isolate CH-2021 chromosome 7, ASM3666992v2, whole genome shotgun sequence encodes these proteins:
- the LOC138057371 gene encoding uncharacterized protein, which translates to MAEVNDLYLFEDDFGTILEILEDEEELDEQFREAAIEVQLENTVCELCLKKCKSKSGLKRHITVKHKDTSNLAKQDEGEQHRDLGFVAYSQIVEKAKLKIVDNTIYPKEIRDEIESFTNLEDSSAEFSEIQSLHKRLKKSGNAERFYACFYSTIVLNAVKHFKGLTRNAATLLSTKVADCLLVHSKEKVENHTSTCSLLTKLSSEEKAGLQYIGGYTLHKLHNKHVNTNKSSESEQAISILKAGKARDQDAIQSQRLTSSLNCGGLWAITENAQSVFERTEHYFRDVTSDNKFQKIDVTSVISRSVHDVEVVSAYNSMLLDSELMINKGVAKDVLHTIIELYVKVRSFSFAKDIIQRHKMKLKELKSKALRKEISRASKEFEQQRQS; encoded by the exons atggcggaggTGAatgatttgtatttatttgaggACGATTTTGGCACGATTTTGGAAATTCTGGAAGATGAAGAAGAGCTAGATGAACAGTTTAGAGAAGCTGCAATTGAA GTTCAACTCGAAAACACTGTATGTGAACTGTGCCTAAAGAAATGCAAGAGCAAGAGCGGACTAAAAAGGCACATCACAGTAAAACACAAGGATACAAGTAATCTTGCGAAGCAAGATGAAGGAGAGCAGCACAGAGATTTAGGTTTTGTAGCGTATTCGCAAATCGTTGAGAAAGCGAAACTTAAAATTGTTGACAATACGATCTACCCAAAAGAGATCCGAGACGAGATAGAGTCCTTCACCAATTTAGAAGACTCATCGGCCGAATTCAGTGAAATTCAAAGCCTACATAAACGATTAAAGAAGTCTGGGAACGCTGAAAGATTTTATGCCTGCTTCTACTCAACCATTGTTTTGAATGCAGTTAAACATTTTAAGGGCCTGACAAGAAAtgctgctacactactgtccACGAAGGTCGCGGACTGTTTGTTAGTGCacagcaaagaaaaagttgaaaatcatACAAGTACTTGTTCCTTGTTAACCAAACTGTCAAGTGAAGAAAAAGCTGGGCTGCAGTACATTGGCGGTTATACACTTCATAAGCTTCATAATAAACACGTCAATACTAATAAATCATCAGAAAGCGAACAGGCAATATCCATACTAAAGGCTGGAAAAGCTCGGGATCAAGATGCTATACAAAGCCAGAGGTTAACTTCATCCTTGAATTGTGGTGGTCTGTGGGCCATTACAGAGAATGCTCAATCAGTTTTTGAGAGGACTGAACACTATTTCAGGGATGTCACTTCAGataataaattccaaaaaattgATGTTACcagtgttatatcaagatctgTTCATGATGTTGAAGTTGTATCAGCATACAACTCTATGCTGTTGGATTCTGAACTGATGATCAACAAAGGTGTTGCCAAAGATGTATTGCATACTATCATAGAACTGTATGTTAAAGTTCGatcattttcttttgcaaaagacATTATCCAAAGACATAAGATGAAATTGAAAGAACTGAAATCAAAAGCACTTCGTAAGGAGATAAGTAGAGCCTCCAAAGAATTTGAGCAACAAAGGCAAAGTTAA